GCCGATGATGCCGCGCCCGGTGCCGTTGACGATCGCCTTCAGGGACATCGCCGTGGCCACGATCCCCCCGGCGAAGCCCATGTCCTTGCCGAACGGCACCTGGAAGGCGATACCGAAGATGTTGATGCCGGCCGTGCACAGCAGACAGAACCACATCATCCACAGGACGGGTGTACGCGCTGCCTCCTTGGGGGTGTACTGCTTCACGGCCGGCGGGTTCTTCTGAAGCGCCCGGCGGATCTTCGGGTCGTCGGTGAGCGTGAGCGGGTCGACGTGCGCCGGCCACCAGTTCTTCGGCGGGTCCTTGAAGAACCACCCCGCGAACGCCACGACGGAGCAGCAGACGAGGCCCACCGCCACCAGCACGCCCTTGTAGTTGCTCAGGTCCATGTACGACGTGAACAGGAACACAAAGGGCACCGAGCCGTAGGCGAAACCGCCGTTGACCATGCCGGTCTTGCCGCCCTTGCGCTCCGGGTACCACTTGCCGACCATGTTCACGCAGGTCGCGTAGACGAGGCCGGCGCCGATGCCGCTGCACATGCCGAAGCCGAGATAGGCGACGGTGACGTGCGGCGCGTACGCGAGGGACAGATAGCCGAGGACCGTGCCCAGCGCGCCGAGCATCATCGCGTACCGCGCGGGCAGTCTGCCGCTCTCCCGCAGTTGCCCGGCCGGGAAGGCCACGGCCGCCTGGAAGAACACCCAGGCGCCCATCAGCCAGAAGATGTGCCCACTGCTCCACAGGTGGGCATCGTGCAGTGTGTCCTCGGCCGACGTGAACGCGTACTCCGAGGAGCTGATGCCCAGCATGCCCATCCAGGGAAACAGCACCATGGTCCAGCGTGGTCGCCCCATGATGTCCCGGTCGCTCTCGCCGATCCGGTACACACGGCCGTTGCGGTCGGTCACCTCCCGGTAGGGGAGGGACGTCGAGTAGTCGGTGGTTGTCATGTCGCTCAGCACCCCTTGCGTCGAAAGTTCTGGCCAGCGCCCCCTGTCCAATGCCTTTCGTGTGCGCTCGGGTCCCGGGGCCGGCCGACGCGCACCGTCGGCCGACCCCGCGCCTGGGTCACGTCATGAACCGCCCCCCAACAGCCCTGCCGCACGCGCCCACCGGTACTTGGCGCCGAGTACCGCCACCGGCTGCTCGGTCGTGTACGGGTAGGCCACGACGCCCCGTTCGTAGAGGTACTGGCAGGCCTCCTCGACCTCCACGTCACCCGCGAGCGACGCCACGACGGGCTTCTCCACGCCGCGTTCGCGGAACTCGCCCACCACGCGCGCGGTGAGCTCCGCGAAGACCATCGGAGGAGTGACGATCGTGTGCCAGTAGCCGAGCACCAGCGCGTGGATGCGCGGGTCCTCGAGCCCCAGCCGGAGGGTGGCCTCGTACGTCGACGGCGGCTCGCCCCCGGTGATGTCGACCGGGTTGCCCGCCGCCCCGAAGGGCGGGATGAACGCGCGGAACGCCGTGTCCAGGTCCGGCGGGATCTCCATCAGGGTGAGGCCGTTGTCGGTCACGGCGTCCGACAGCAGCACACCGCTGCCGCCCGCGCCCGTGATGATCACGATGTTGTCCCCCTTGGGGGTGGGGAGGACCGGCAACGCGCGCGCGTACTCCAGCATGTCGTTCAGCCCCGGCGCCCTGATGACGCCCGCCTGCCGCAGGATGTCGTCGTAGACGGCGTCGTCGCCCGCGAGTGCCCCGGTGTGCGAGCCGGCCGCCTTCGCGCCCGCCGCCGTACGGCCCGCCTTCAGGACGACGACCGGCTTCTTCGGTACGGTCGCGCGCGCGGCCTCGACGAAGGCGCGGCCGTCCTTGAGGTCCTCCAGGTGCATCGCGATGCAGTCGGTGTGCGGGTCCTCGCCGAACCAGGTCAGCAGGTCGTCCTCGTCCAGATCCGACTTGTTGCCCAGCCCGACGATCGCCGACACTCCCGTCTTCGTGGTGCGCGCGAAGCCCAGGATGGCCATCCCGATGCCACCGGACTGCGAGGTCAGCGCGACCCCGCCCTTGACGTCGTACGGCGTGCAGAACGTGGCGCACAGGTCCTGCCAGGTCGAGTAGTAGCCGTAGATGTTCGGCCCGAGCAGCCGGACGCCGTACCGCTCGGCGATCGCCACGATCTCGTCCTGGAGCGCGTGTTCCCCGGTCTCCGCGAACCCGGAGGGGATCAGCACCGCGTTCGGGATGTTCTTGCGTCCCACCTCCTCCAGGGCCGAGGCCACGAACTTGGCGGGTATCGCGAAGACCGCCACATCCACCTCTCCGGGAACGTCGGTGACACTCTTGTACGCCTTGCGGCCCAAGATGTCATCGGCCCGGGGATTCACCGGATGGATGTCCCCGGCGAAACCGCCGTCGACGAGGTTGCGCATCACCGAGTTGCCGATCTTGCCCTGCTCGTTGGAGGCACCGATCACGGCGACGGACCGCGGCTCCATCAGACGGCGCATCGAGGTGAGGATCTCCGCGCGCGTGTAGCGTCGACGCGCCTTGACCGGCGTGTCGGAAAGGATCACGCGGATGTCCGCGGCGATCGCGCCCTCGGCCGTGGCGATCACCGGGTTGAGGTCCACCTCGGCGATCTCCGGGAAGTCCGCGACCAGCTGGGACACCCGGCGGATCTGCTCGGCGACCGCCCACCGGTCCACCCCGGCCTGCCCGCGCACCCCGCGCAGGATCTCCGCCGCCCGGATCGAGTCCAGCATGGACAGCGCCTCGTCGGCTTCCACCGGAGCCAGCCGGAAGGTGACGTCCTTGAGCACCTCGACGAGCACCCCGCCGAGCCCGAAC
The sequence above is a segment of the Streptomyces asoensis genome. Coding sequences within it:
- a CDS encoding OFA family MFS transporter encodes the protein MTTTDYSTSLPYREVTDRNGRVYRIGESDRDIMGRPRWTMVLFPWMGMLGISSSEYAFTSAEDTLHDAHLWSSGHIFWLMGAWVFFQAAVAFPAGQLRESGRLPARYAMMLGALGTVLGYLSLAYAPHVTVAYLGFGMCSGIGAGLVYATCVNMVGKWYPERKGGKTGMVNGGFAYGSVPFVFLFTSYMDLSNYKGVLVAVGLVCCSVVAFAGWFFKDPPKNWWPAHVDPLTLTDDPKIRRALQKNPPAVKQYTPKEAARTPVLWMMWFCLLCTAGINIFGIAFQVPFGKDMGFAGGIVATAMSLKAIVNGTGRGIIGWISDRYGRRHTLIIVCLVLGTAQFGVLVSGQMGSMPFFLFCSMVSGFGGGAIFPLFAAMTADYFGENNNASNYGMVYSSKLVSGLVGSGVGSIVVGVWDYEGAFVLAGCIGLASAVLAIFLKAPGRPTAGRRIVPNPHPLGEETA
- a CDS encoding acetate--CoA ligase family protein; the protein is MAEDRMLRVRALLDSVRGDGRTALTAPEGKVIADAYGIAVPGEELARDVEEAVAYAARFGGPVVMKIVSPDILHKTDAGGVIVGVEGASDVRAAFHRIVENARAYDAGARVEGVQIQELLPKGQEVIVGAVTDPTFGKVVAFGLGGVLVEVLKDVTFRLAPVEADEALSMLDSIRAAEILRGVRGQAGVDRWAVAEQIRRVSQLVADFPEIAEVDLNPVIATAEGAIAADIRVILSDTPVKARRRYTRAEILTSMRRLMEPRSVAVIGASNEQGKIGNSVMRNLVDGGFAGDIHPVNPRADDILGRKAYKSVTDVPGEVDVAVFAIPAKFVASALEEVGRKNIPNAVLIPSGFAETGEHALQDEIVAIAERYGVRLLGPNIYGYYSTWQDLCATFCTPYDVKGGVALTSQSGGIGMAILGFARTTKTGVSAIVGLGNKSDLDEDDLLTWFGEDPHTDCIAMHLEDLKDGRAFVEAARATVPKKPVVVLKAGRTAAGAKAAGSHTGALAGDDAVYDDILRQAGVIRAPGLNDMLEYARALPVLPTPKGDNIVIITGAGGSGVLLSDAVTDNGLTLMEIPPDLDTAFRAFIPPFGAAGNPVDITGGEPPSTYEATLRLGLEDPRIHALVLGYWHTIVTPPMVFAELTARVVGEFRERGVEKPVVASLAGDVEVEEACQYLYERGVVAYPYTTEQPVAVLGAKYRWARAAGLLGGGS